One window of the Pieris brassicae chromosome 2, ilPieBrab1.1, whole genome shotgun sequence genome contains the following:
- the LOC123706577 gene encoding uncharacterized protein LOC123706577 isoform X2, which yields MPTCSLEQTEAVRRYYAAFPALKKAQESPLQYYLPPPAWCRKNDTKVKMQSELAIAQDWNCKNKKFSLGKERRNSYHGQKKNSRKRYNSYSRSFESKENMPEWMTHEGVWDIETQDPVKEFIRAIAFDEGYATCENTVTDEIKEISQAKFRSNDNMVPDWDDSLDLDAHWVIAEDPTPRARSPMDEELYAKFEAKFDRSIEALWSKDQNTPDDEYQDLPIDFQDLLSSPSDRLFAEPSADKRSLLTESIWSTNFPVARPQRTESPSKIAEGLHDRLRPLNIREPECPRELESFSLYEGEELYDALSTVAETMRSFAAINHSRDNSGFVEVPPRPRRDRLAPVHRPPPAPRPRPPPDIDREDPLTFSRTHFRPIRRELKTEAPRYADGDTFDICGDYDAVEFERSPSGGVYLEGSRERYLEYRMPNAIDYGRLNLTEAQRCPDLEDTRFKLRFPVRQTDAAVQTERGDAWACDECGGSAKKMRPSGIESIWSEARVCECAVEPGPSGASVPPDELSRDWEELLSDISAAHRMYAGDADNEPGVAEDNAVGSDRKRRHSAALRCGGGASCNHPHARFLHCCEPALDRPLTR from the coding sequence ATGCCAACTTGTTCCTTAGAGCAAACTGAGGCTGTTCGTCGATACTACGCTGCATTCCCGGCTCTGAAGAAAGCGCAAGAGTCGCCATTGCAGTACTATTTGCCGCCGCCAGCTTGGTGTCGTAAGAACGACACAAAGGTCAAAATGCAGAGTGAATTGGCAATTGCGCAGGATTGGaattgcaaaaataaaaagttttcattggGCAAAGAGCGGCGCAACTCATATCACGGTCAAAAGAAGAACAGCAGAAAACGTTACAATAGTTACAGCCGATCTTTCGAGAGCAAAGAGAACATGCCGGAGTGGATGACGCACGAAGGGGTTTGGGACATTGAGACACAGGACCCCGTCAAGGAGTTCATTCGGGCCATCGCCTTCGACGAGGGCTACGCCACTTGCGAGAACACCGTCACCGACGAGATCAAGGAGATCAGCCAAGCCAAGTTTCGCTCCAACGACAACATGGTGCCGGACTGGGACGACAGCCTGGACCTCGACGCCCACTGGGTCATCGCCGAAGACCCGACCCCGAGGGCGAGGAGTCCGATGGACGAGGAACTCTACGCGAAATTCGAGGCCAAGTTCGATCGCAGCATCGAGGCTCTATGGTCGAAAGATCAAAACACTCCGGACGATGAGTATCAAGATCTGCCGATCGACTTCCAAGACCTCCTGTCGTCGCCCTCCGACCGCCTCTTCGCCGAACCGTCCGCCGACAAGAGAAGCCTGCTGACCGAGAGCATCTGGTCCACGAACTTCCCGGTCGCCCGGCCGCAGAGGACCGAATCCCCCTCGAAGATAGCCGAAGGCCTGCACGATCGCCTCCGCCCGTTGAACATAAGGGAGCCGGAGTGCCCCCGCGAGTTGGAATCGTTCAGCCTCTACGAGGGCGAGGAGCTCTACGACGCTCTGTCGACGGTCGCCGAGACGATGCGCTCCTTCGCCGCGATCAACCACAGCCGCGACAACAGCGGATTCGTCGAGGTGCCCCCGCGGCCTCGCAGAGACCGTCTCGCCCCCGTCCACCGGCCCCCTCCGGCGCCCCGACCCCGGCCCCCGCCGGACATCGACCGCGAGGATCCGCTCACTTTCTCGCGCACTCACTTCCGCCCGATACGCCGCGAGCTGAAGACGGAGGCGCCCCGCTACGCCGACGGCGACACCTTCGACATCTGCGGCGACTACGACGCGGTCGAGTTCGAGCGCAGCCCGTCCGGCGGCGTCTACCTCGAGGGCTCGCGCGAGCGCTACCTCGAGTATCGCATGCCGAACGCGATCGACTACGGCCGGCTCAACCTCACCGAGGCGCAGCGCTGCCCGGACCTGGAGGACACGAGATTCAAGCTGCGGTTCCCGGTGCGGCAGACGGACGCGGCGGTGCAGACGGAGCGCGGCGACGCGTGGGCGTGCGACGAGTGCGGCGGCTCGGCCAAGAAGATGAGGCCCAGCGGGATCGAGAGCATCTGGAGCGAGGCGCGCGTGTGCGAGTGCGCCGTGGAGCCGGGCCCGAGCGGCGCGTCCGTCCCGCCGGACGAGCTGTCGCGGGACTGGGAGGAGCTGCTCTCCGACATCAGCGCCGCGCACCGGATGTACGCGGGCGACGCGGACAACGAGCCGGGCGTCGCCGAGGACAACGCGGTCGGCTCGGACCGGAAGCGACGTCACTCGGCCGCGCTGCGCTGCGGGGGAGGCGCCTCGTGCAACCACCCTCACGCCCGCTTCCTCCACTGTTGCGAACCGGCCCTGGACCGCCCTCTCACCCGGTAG
- the LOC123706577 gene encoding uncharacterized protein LOC123706577 isoform X1 — MQCSVILERGCNSKMKTLNSFKSPYTKESSLDNIVDQLCTRLQDIKDQESTTLLGMPTCSLEQTEAVRRYYAAFPALKKAQESPLQYYLPPPAWCRKNDTKVKMQSELAIAQDWNCKNKKFSLGKERRNSYHGQKKNSRKRYNSYSRSFESKENMPEWMTHEGVWDIETQDPVKEFIRAIAFDEGYATCENTVTDEIKEISQAKFRSNDNMVPDWDDSLDLDAHWVIAEDPTPRARSPMDEELYAKFEAKFDRSIEALWSKDQNTPDDEYQDLPIDFQDLLSSPSDRLFAEPSADKRSLLTESIWSTNFPVARPQRTESPSKIAEGLHDRLRPLNIREPECPRELESFSLYEGEELYDALSTVAETMRSFAAINHSRDNSGFVEVPPRPRRDRLAPVHRPPPAPRPRPPPDIDREDPLTFSRTHFRPIRRELKTEAPRYADGDTFDICGDYDAVEFERSPSGGVYLEGSRERYLEYRMPNAIDYGRLNLTEAQRCPDLEDTRFKLRFPVRQTDAAVQTERGDAWACDECGGSAKKMRPSGIESIWSEARVCECAVEPGPSGASVPPDELSRDWEELLSDISAAHRMYAGDADNEPGVAEDNAVGSDRKRRHSAALRCGGGASCNHPHARFLHCCEPALDRPLTR, encoded by the exons ATGCAGTGCTCAGTAATTCTGGAAAGAGGCTGTAACAGTAAAATGAAGACGTTAAACAGTTTTAAGAGCCCTTACACAAAG GAGTCCAGTCTTGACAACATTGTTGATCAACTGTGCACAAGACTTCAAGACATCAAGGACCAAGAGAGCACAACTCTCTTAGGAATGCCAACTTGTTCCTTAGAGCAAACTGAGGCTGTTCGTCGATACTACGCTGCATTCCCGGCTCTGAAGAAAGCGCAAGAGTCGCCATTGCAGTACTATTTGCCGCCGCCAGCTTGGTGTCGTAAGAACGACACAAAGGTCAAAATGCAGAGTGAATTGGCAATTGCGCAGGATTGGaattgcaaaaataaaaagttttcattggGCAAAGAGCGGCGCAACTCATATCACGGTCAAAAGAAGAACAGCAGAAAACGTTACAATAGTTACAGCCGATCTTTCGAGAGCAAAGAGAACATGCCGGAGTGGATGACGCACGAAGGGGTTTGGGACATTGAGACACAGGACCCCGTCAAGGAGTTCATTCGGGCCATCGCCTTCGACGAGGGCTACGCCACTTGCGAGAACACCGTCACCGACGAGATCAAGGAGATCAGCCAAGCCAAGTTTCGCTCCAACGACAACATGGTGCCGGACTGGGACGACAGCCTGGACCTCGACGCCCACTGGGTCATCGCCGAAGACCCGACCCCGAGGGCGAGGAGTCCGATGGACGAGGAACTCTACGCGAAATTCGAGGCCAAGTTCGATCGCAGCATCGAGGCTCTATGGTCGAAAGATCAAAACACTCCGGACGATGAGTATCAAGATCTGCCGATCGACTTCCAAGACCTCCTGTCGTCGCCCTCCGACCGCCTCTTCGCCGAACCGTCCGCCGACAAGAGAAGCCTGCTGACCGAGAGCATCTGGTCCACGAACTTCCCGGTCGCCCGGCCGCAGAGGACCGAATCCCCCTCGAAGATAGCCGAAGGCCTGCACGATCGCCTCCGCCCGTTGAACATAAGGGAGCCGGAGTGCCCCCGCGAGTTGGAATCGTTCAGCCTCTACGAGGGCGAGGAGCTCTACGACGCTCTGTCGACGGTCGCCGAGACGATGCGCTCCTTCGCCGCGATCAACCACAGCCGCGACAACAGCGGATTCGTCGAGGTGCCCCCGCGGCCTCGCAGAGACCGTCTCGCCCCCGTCCACCGGCCCCCTCCGGCGCCCCGACCCCGGCCCCCGCCGGACATCGACCGCGAGGATCCGCTCACTTTCTCGCGCACTCACTTCCGCCCGATACGCCGCGAGCTGAAGACGGAGGCGCCCCGCTACGCCGACGGCGACACCTTCGACATCTGCGGCGACTACGACGCGGTCGAGTTCGAGCGCAGCCCGTCCGGCGGCGTCTACCTCGAGGGCTCGCGCGAGCGCTACCTCGAGTATCGCATGCCGAACGCGATCGACTACGGCCGGCTCAACCTCACCGAGGCGCAGCGCTGCCCGGACCTGGAGGACACGAGATTCAAGCTGCGGTTCCCGGTGCGGCAGACGGACGCGGCGGTGCAGACGGAGCGCGGCGACGCGTGGGCGTGCGACGAGTGCGGCGGCTCGGCCAAGAAGATGAGGCCCAGCGGGATCGAGAGCATCTGGAGCGAGGCGCGCGTGTGCGAGTGCGCCGTGGAGCCGGGCCCGAGCGGCGCGTCCGTCCCGCCGGACGAGCTGTCGCGGGACTGGGAGGAGCTGCTCTCCGACATCAGCGCCGCGCACCGGATGTACGCGGGCGACGCGGACAACGAGCCGGGCGTCGCCGAGGACAACGCGGTCGGCTCGGACCGGAAGCGACGTCACTCGGCCGCGCTGCGCTGCGGGGGAGGCGCCTCGTGCAACCACCCTCACGCCCGCTTCCTCCACTGTTGCGAACCGGCCCTGGACCGCCCTCTCACCCGGTAG